The proteins below are encoded in one region of Podarcis raffonei isolate rPodRaf1 chromosome 8, rPodRaf1.pri, whole genome shotgun sequence:
- the LSM10 gene encoding U7 snRNA-associated Sm-like protein LSm10 — protein MEISHSVKERTISENSLVILLQGLHGHVTTVELRDESMAVGRITNVDAFMNIRLAEATFTDRCGHSTWLDDLFVTGRNVRYVHIPDDMDITTTIEKQLQLIHRVRTFGGRDRGRKEFLKQSYK, from the coding sequence ATGGAGATCAGCCACTCCGTGAAGGAGCGCACCATCTCGGAGAACAGCCTTGTCATCCTGCTGCAGGGCCTCCACGGACACGTCACCACTGTGGAGCTGCGGGACGAGAGCATGGCTGTGGGCCGCATCACCAATGTTGACGCCTTCATGAACATCCGCCTGGCCGAGGCGACGTTCACTGACCGGTGTGGCCATTCCACCTGGCTGGATGATCTGTTTGTAACGGGAAGGAACGTCCGCTACGTCCACATCCCTGACGACATGGACATCACGACCACCATTGAGAAACAGCTGCAGCTCATTCACAGAGTTCGCACTTTTGGTGGCCGAGACAGGGGCAGGAAGGAGTTCCTTAAGCAGAGCTACAAATGA